One genomic segment of Suricata suricatta isolate VVHF042 chromosome 16, meerkat_22Aug2017_6uvM2_HiC, whole genome shotgun sequence includes these proteins:
- the IGFL3 gene encoding insulin growth factor-like family member 3 — protein MTPRRCILGVPVCITIFFLQGSKVAADAPMGSAPWLCHPAPRCGDHLYDPLQHCCHDDAILLLNQTRKCGSCTFWPCLELCCPESFGHQRFVVRLKVPGTQARCSSLPTSRTCSR, from the exons ATGACACCACGAAGGTGCATCTTAG GAGTTCCTGTCTGCATAACAATCTTCTTCCTCCAGGGTTCAAAGGTAGCCGCAG ACGCGCCCATGGGCTCAGCGCCGTGGCTGTGCCACCCCGCCCCCCGGTGTGGGGACCACCTCTACGACCCTTTGCAGCACTGCTGTCATGACGACGCCATCCTGCTCCTGAACCAGACACGCAAGTGTGGCTCCTGCACCTTCTGGCCCTGCCTGGAGCTCTGCTGTCCCGAGTCCTTCGGCCACCAGAGGTTTGTCGTGAGGTTGAAGGTCCCGGGTACCCAGGCCCGGTGCTCTTCATTGCCCACCTCCAGGACCTGCTCCAG GTAA